A single window of Gossypium arboreum isolate Shixiya-1 chromosome 13, ASM2569848v2, whole genome shotgun sequence DNA harbors:
- the LOC108462791 gene encoding probable pectinesterase 29 — protein sequence MAAYITAQARDSVVDHSGFVFKEGWIFGTGPAYLGRAYKPYARVLFYRTRMSGIIVPQGWSAWNYVKKENSIVYAEVDCTGAGANKSKRVAWEKKLSSKDLSYLLDINTFINNGGWIQRQPKRGS from the exons ATGGCGGCTTATATCACCGCTCAAGCTCGGGATAGCGTAGTTGATCATAGTGGTTTCGTGTTCAAAGAGGGATGGATATTCGGAACAGGTCCTGCTTATCTAGGAAGAGCATATAAACCTTATGCCAGAGTATTGTTTTACCGCACGAGGATGTCGGGTATCATCGTACCACAGGGTTGGTCAGCGTGGAATTATGTTAAGAAAGA AAATAGTATAGTTTATGCAGAAGTAGATTGTACAGGAGCAGGGGCAAACAAGTCGAAGCGTGTGGCATGGGAGAAGAAGCTGTCGTCTAAGGATTTGAGCTATTTATTAGATATCAACACTTTCATAAACAATGGAGGCTGGATCCAAAGACAACCTAAGAGAGGCTCttaa